A single region of the Tigriopus californicus strain San Diego chromosome 8, Tcal_SD_v2.1, whole genome shotgun sequence genome encodes:
- the LOC131885254 gene encoding glutamate-gated chloride channel-like produces MKTLIAIALLVVSVCARPYGHGLSHRNPLLRYQHPESRSYDKSIRPNYNEEPAKVSVNIYFREIGPLNPERDEVQIQMTFRQFYNDPRLQHDKDAPITLVGEDAKRVWQPDTFFRFGRSSKIMQTFAPNQLAKISAEGDVTLSTRLIHTTGCQGLGKAMELGQSISCPIEIASYGLSADDVEYVWQEGEESPVKATDKQNMYLGNKFTFDGFEVNNKRLKTNTAEYSTLVVNLKLKSTST; encoded by the exons GTCCGTTTGCGCACGGCCATATGGACACGGCTTAAGCCATCGCAATCCTCTTTTGCGATATCAACACCCGGAAAGTCGAAGCTATGACAAATCCATTCGCCCCAATTATAACG AGGAACCAGCCAAGGTGTCAGTGAACATCTACTTCAGAGAAATTGGCCCCCTCAATCCGGAAAGAGAT GAAGTCCAAATCCAAATGACCTTCAGACAATTCTACAACGACCCCAGACTCCAACATGACAAGGATGCCCCCATCACATTGGTGGGTGAAGACGCCAAGAGGGTCTGGCAACCCGATACCTTCTTCCGCTTTGGCCGAAGCTCAAAGATCATGCAAACCTTCGCGCCCAACCAATTAGCCAAGATCTCTGCCGAAGGAGATGTCACTCTCAGCACTCGTTTGATCCATACTACTGGCTGCCAAGGCCTTGGAAAGGCTATGGAGTTGGGTCAATCCATCTCTTGCCCAATTGAAATTGCCAGCT ACGGACTTTCCGCCGATGATGTGGAATACGTCTGGCAAGAGGGTGAAGAGTCCCCAGTGAAGGCCACAGACAAGCAGAACAtgtacttgggcaataagtTCACTTTTGACGGTTTTGAGGTGAACAACAAGAGGTTAAAAACCAACACGGCTGAATACAGTACCCTAGTTGTGAACCTCAAACTCAAATCTACGTCTACTTGA